One Indicator indicator isolate 239-I01 chromosome 21, UM_Iind_1.1, whole genome shotgun sequence DNA segment encodes these proteins:
- the RIC3 gene encoding protein RIC-3 yields the protein MAYSTCCRVAMVSCLVLCVSLLLPRTFLSRGGGRQEPGAAPLAAPAPPEGKLGRFPPRMHYQATPNSPAAPHFPRSHLAEAVAKAKAGGGGSGSTGGTGRGLVGQIIPIYGFGIFLYILYILFKLASKGKTTAGERKCPTAAPGNAKRKITDYELNQLQEKLRETEEAMEKLINRVGPNCDSRAQNVTTDQEKRLLQQLREITRVMKEGKFIDGISPEKEAEEAPYMEDWEGYPEETYPVYDNSDCFKRKQDTILVDYPDLSQPSAEELAERMEGIEEEYLCNEGLLSDLTRGRVSHDLTQKKDEVTGNSEEERDLRHSQSSEECCCCYEDDDPAVLAENAGLHSESCSEAEESAQEDLSLESENENAALRKQQASDSDETGTLRKRNMKALGW from the exons ATGGCGTACTCGACGTGCTGCAGGGTGGCCATGGTCTCCTGCCTGGTGCTCTGcgtctccctcctcctgccgAGGACCTTCTTGTCTCGGGGCGGCGGGAGGCAGGAGCCCGGGGCTGCGCCGCTCGCAGCGCCCGCGCCGCCCGAGG GGAAGCTGGGGCGCTTTCCACCAAGGATGCATTACCAGGCCACTCCCAACAGTCCAGCTGCCCCTCACTTTCCAAGGTCTCACCTTGCTGAAGCAGTTGCCAAAGCCAAggcaggtggtggtggtagtggaAGTACTGGTGGAACTGGGAGAGGTCTTGTGGGGCAGATTATCCCTATATATGGATTTGGCATCTTCTTATATATCTTGTACATTCTATTCAAG CTGGCTTCCAAGGGAAAAACTACTGCTGGAGAGCGGAAATGCCCTACTGCTGCACCTGGAAATGCGAAGAGGAAAATCA CTGATTATGAGCTCAATCAACTCCAGGAAAAACTGAGAGAGACAGAAGAGGCTATGGAAAAATTAATCAACAGAGTGGGACCTAACTGTGACAG CAGAGCTCAAAATGTTACAACAGACCAGGAGAAAAGGTTACTTCAGCAGCTTCGAGAAATTACTAGAGTTATGAAAGAAGGCAAATTCATAGATGGCATCTCTCCTGAGAAGGAAGCTGAAGAAGCTCCTTACATGGAGGACTGGGAAg GTTATCCAGAAGAGACCTACCCCGTCTATGATAATTCTGATTGCTTCAAGCGCAAGCAGGATACCATCCTTGTAGATTACCCCGACCTGAGCCAGCCCTCTGCAGAAGAGCTGGCAGAAAGAATGGAGGGCATAGAAGAGGAGTATCTGTGCAATGAAGGCCTGCTTTCTGATCTCACCAGGGGAAGAGTCAGTCATGATTTAACGCAGAAAAAGGATGAGGTAACTGGCAACAGtgaagaggagagggacctTCGGCACAGCCAAAGCTCTGAGGAGTGCTGCTGTTGTTATGAGGATGATGATCCTGCTGTCCTAGCAGAGAATGCTGGATTGCACTCTGAAAGCTGCAGTGAAGCAGAAGAGTCAGCCCAAGAGGATCTGTCTTTGGagtcagaaaatgaaaatgcagcacTGAGAAAGCAGCAAGCCAGTGATTCAGATGAAACAGGCACGCTGAGAAAACGCAACATGAAAGCACTTGGGTGGTAG